The Montipora foliosa isolate CH-2021 chromosome 1, ASM3666993v2, whole genome shotgun sequence genome has a window encoding:
- the LOC137978248 gene encoding uncharacterized protein, with product MASDGAKWSKDEINALIDAYSDAKMSTAPITTNREFYSSIKSLLDRNNDVQRSTKQIETKLKKLKSGYSKLKDRMKVFGAERPYDSKSLTSVEKVAFQHWDNLDRILGTHPVEDPPDEHLMESSAIGESDDTESSAAEVNTTQTSKPPKRKSGKACKPKKKPRLCEVVEQSNEQMKQMQDYMQSNSVTLEARSKEREEEREFFRQMLGMMSQTMMGMTQMLVQGAGSGCHPPTQAYSPQSVQPNYTFPPSSMGYGFHSPPARPSSASSVTSEPISSEENDYYSF from the exons ATGGCGTCCGACGGAGCAAAATGGAGTAAGGATGAAATTAACGCCCTTATAGATGCCTACAGCGACGCGAAAATGTCAACAGCCCCAATTACAACAAACAGAGAGTTTTATAGTTCAATCAAGAGCCTCCTTGATCGAAACAATGACGTTCAACGTTCCACAAAGCAGATCGAGACAAAACTAAAGAAATTGAAATCAGGCTATAGCAAGTTGAAAGACCGTATGAAAGTATTTGGAGCTGAGCGACCCTATGACTCGAAATCTCTTACAAGTGTGGAAAAAGTCGCTTTTCAACACTGGGATAATCTTGACCGCATTTTAG GTACTCACCCAGTTGAAGACCCACCAGATGAACATTTAATGGAAAGCTCAGCTATAGGAGAAAGTGATGATACAGAATCAAGTGCAGCAGAGGTGAATACTACTCAGACATCAAAACCACCAAAGAGAAAGAGTGGTAAGGCTTGTAAGCCTAAGAAAAAACCTCGGCTATGTGAGGTAGTGGAACAATCCAACGAGCAAATGAAACAGATGCAGGATTACATGCAGAGTAATTCAGTTACATTAGAGGCACGCTctaaagaaagagaagaagaacGAGAATTTTTTCGCCAAATGCTGGGCATGATGTCCCAAACAATGATGGGGATGACCCAAATGCTCGTGCAAGGAGCTGGCTCAGGATGTCATCCACCAACCCAGGCGTATAGTCCTCAAAGTGTTCAGCCAAACTACACCTTTCCACCCAGTAGTATGGGCTATGGTTTCCATTCTCCACCAGCAAGACCATCATCTGCAAGCTCAGTTACTAGTGAACCAATATCATCTGAAGAAAACGACTATTATAGCTTCTAG
- the LOC137999669 gene encoding uncharacterized protein, producing the protein MEVRAVSTAFSDFVLAGCSLYVAWMVYNSSVYASWGFMGIALAASFGVLKFGVVFPSFQPKVVRMHVISTWMASVLGIPLIAAGFCVYHHMPVTAKFYLVSSPVAMFLSIVHKPLEEKLTIIMSTLAVLGILFVASTSLNIYAMAGVLAYGFASAVKPTNFLGFPGIDWFHFILTGGNVLFMYGLIF; encoded by the exons ATGGAAGTAAGAGCAGTATCTACAGCCTTCTCAGACTTTGTTCTGGCTGGATGCTCTTTGTACGTGGCATGGATGGTGTACAACAGCTCTGTTTATGCTTCTTGGGGTTTTATGGGTATTGCCTTAGCCGCGTCTTTTGGCGTTCTTAAATTTGGTGTTGTTTTCCCGAGTTTCCAACCTAAAGTGGTACGAATGCACGTGATATCTACATGGATGGCTTCTGTATTAG GTATTCCCCTTATTGCAGCAGGATTTTGTGTTTATCATCACATGCCTGTAACTGCCAAGTTTTATCTGGTGAGTTCACCAGTCGCAATGTTTCTGTCCATTGTACATAAACCCTTGGAAGAAAAGCTAACCATTATTATGAGTACCCTAGCAGTGCTTGGAATACTATTTGTTGCTTCCACAAGTCTAAACATTTATGCCATGGCAGGTGTATTAGCTTACGGATTTGCAAGTGCAGTGAAACCCACTAATTTTCTTGGTTTTCCTGGTATCGACTGGTTTCATTTTATCTTGACTGGAGGAAATGTCCTTTTTATGTATGGTCTgatcttttaa